From one Pseudomonas fluorescens genomic stretch:
- the atpA gene encoding F0F1 ATP synthase subunit alpha translates to MQQLNPSEISEIIKGRIEKLDVTSQARNEGTVVSVSDGIVRIHGLADVMYGEMIEFPGGVFGMALNLEQDSVGAVVLGAYDTLAEGMSAKCTGRILEVPVGKELLGRVVDALGNPIDGKGPLGNTETDAVEKVAPGVIWRKSVDQPVQTGYKSVDAMIPVGRGQRELIIGDRQIGKTAMAIDAIINQKDSGIFCVYVAVGQKRSTVANIVRKLEENGALANTIVVVASASESAALQFLAPYAGCTMGEFFRDRGEDALIVYDDLSKQAVAYRQISLLLRRPPGREAYPGDVFYLHSRLLERASRVSEEYVEKFTNGAVTGKTGSLTALPIIETQAGDVSAFVPTNVISITDGQIFLESAMFNSGIRPAVNAGVSVSRVGGAAQTKIIKKLSGGIRTALAQYRELAAFAQFASDLDEATRKQLEHGQRVTELMKQKQYAPMSIADMALSLYAAERGFLTDVEIAKIGSFEQALIAYFNRDHAELMAKINVKGDFNDEIDAGIKAGIEKFKATQTW, encoded by the coding sequence GGGTACTGTCGTCAGCGTTTCTGACGGTATCGTGCGGATTCACGGTCTGGCCGACGTAATGTACGGCGAAATGATCGAGTTTCCAGGTGGCGTGTTCGGTATGGCCCTCAACCTGGAGCAAGACTCCGTTGGTGCGGTAGTACTGGGCGCCTACGACACCCTCGCTGAAGGCATGAGCGCCAAGTGCACCGGCCGCATCCTCGAAGTTCCAGTTGGTAAGGAACTGCTGGGTCGCGTAGTCGACGCACTGGGTAACCCAATCGACGGCAAAGGCCCACTGGGCAACACCGAGACCGACGCGGTCGAGAAAGTTGCTCCGGGCGTGATCTGGCGTAAGTCGGTAGACCAGCCTGTACAGACTGGCTATAAATCTGTCGACGCCATGATCCCGGTCGGCCGTGGCCAGCGCGAGCTGATCATCGGTGACCGTCAGATCGGTAAGACCGCCATGGCGATCGACGCCATCATCAACCAGAAAGACTCCGGTATTTTCTGTGTTTATGTTGCTGTCGGCCAGAAGCGTTCCACCGTTGCCAACATCGTTCGCAAGCTGGAAGAAAACGGCGCCCTGGCCAACACCATCGTGGTGGTTGCCAGTGCTTCGGAATCCGCCGCACTGCAATTCCTGGCGCCATACGCCGGTTGCACCATGGGCGAGTTCTTCCGTGACCGCGGTGAAGACGCGCTGATCGTATACGATGACCTGTCCAAGCAGGCCGTTGCCTACCGTCAGATCTCCCTGCTGCTGCGCCGTCCACCAGGACGTGAAGCGTACCCAGGCGACGTGTTCTATCTCCACTCCCGTCTGCTGGAGCGTGCATCGCGCGTTTCCGAAGAGTACGTCGAGAAGTTCACCAACGGTGCTGTAACTGGCAAAACCGGTTCCCTGACCGCACTGCCGATCATCGAAACCCAGGCTGGCGACGTTTCCGCGTTCGTTCCGACCAACGTGATTTCCATCACCGACGGTCAGATCTTCCTGGAATCGGCCATGTTCAACTCGGGCATCCGCCCTGCAGTGAACGCCGGTGTTTCGGTATCCCGTGTGGGTGGTGCCGCTCAGACCAAGATCATCAAGAAGCTCTCCGGTGGTATCCGTACCGCTCTGGCTCAGTACCGTGAACTGGCGGCATTCGCCCAGTTCGCTTCTGACCTGGACGAAGCCACCCGTAAGCAACTCGAGCACGGTCAACGTGTTACCGAGCTGATGAAGCAGAAGCAATACGCTCCAATGTCCATCGCGGACATGGCGCTGTCGCTGTATGCCGCTGAGCGTGGGTTCCTGACCGACGTTGAAATCGCCAAGATCGGTAGCTTCGAACAAGCGCTGATCGCTTACTTCAACCGTGATCACGCCGAACTGATGGCGAAGATCAACGTGAAGGGTGACTTCAACGACGAAATCGACGCTGGCATCAAAGCCGGTATCGAGAAGTTCAAGGCCACCCAAACCTGGTAA
- the atpG gene encoding F0F1 ATP synthase subunit gamma codes for MAGAKEIRSKIASIKSTQKITSAMEKVAVSKMRKAQMRMAASRPYAERIRQVIGHLANANPEYRHPFMIEREVKRVGYVVVSSDRGLCGGLNTNLFKALVKDMAVNREQGIEIDLCVVGSKGAAFFRSFGGNVVAAISHLGEEPSINDLIGSVKVMLDAYLDGRIDRLSVVSNKFVNTMTQAPTVEQLIPLVATPDQELKHHWDYLYEPDAKELLDGLMVRYVESQVYQAVVENNAAEQAARMIAMKNATDNAGDLISELQLIYNKARQAAITQEISEIVGGAAAV; via the coding sequence ATGGCAGGCGCAAAAGAGATTCGCAGTAAGATTGCGAGCATCAAAAGCACGCAAAAAATTACCAGCGCCATGGAAAAAGTGGCGGTCAGTAAAATGCGCAAGGCACAAATGCGCATGGCTGCTAGCCGTCCTTACGCGGAGCGTATCCGCCAGGTTATCGGTCATCTGGCCAACGCCAACCCGGAATACCGCCACCCCTTCATGATTGAACGCGAAGTAAAGCGCGTCGGTTATGTCGTCGTGAGCAGTGACCGTGGTTTGTGCGGTGGCTTGAACACCAACCTGTTCAAGGCCCTGGTCAAGGACATGGCGGTCAACCGCGAGCAAGGTATCGAGATCGATCTTTGCGTGGTTGGCAGCAAGGGTGCGGCGTTTTTCCGCAGCTTCGGCGGTAACGTCGTTGCCGCGATCAGCCACCTGGGCGAAGAGCCGTCGATCAATGATCTGATCGGCAGCGTCAAGGTCATGCTGGACGCTTACCTGGATGGTCGTATCGACCGTCTGTCCGTGGTATCGAACAAGTTCGTCAATACCATGACGCAAGCCCCAACGGTCGAGCAGTTGATTCCGTTGGTTGCAACCCCGGATCAAGAACTCAAGCACCACTGGGACTACCTCTACGAACCTGACGCCAAAGAGCTGCTGGACGGCCTGATGGTGCGTTACGTGGAGTCGCAGGTCTACCAGGCGGTGGTCGAGAACAACGCAGCTGAACAAGCTGCCCGGATGATCGCGATGAAGAACGCCACCGACAACGCCGGTGACCTGATCAGCGAATTGCAGCTGATCTACAACAAGGCGCGTCAGGCTGCGATCACCCAAGAGATCTCGGAAATCGTCGGCGGCGCTGCCGCGGTTTAA
- the atpD gene encoding F0F1 ATP synthase subunit beta translates to MSSGRIVQIIGAVIDVEFPRDSVPSVYNALKVVGAETTLEVQQQLGDGVVRTIAMGSTEGLKRGLDVADTGAAISVPVGKATLGRIMDVLGNPIDEAGPIGEEERWGIHRDAPSFADQAGGNDLLETGIKVIDLVCPFAKGGKVGLFGGAGVGKTVNMMELIRNIAIEHSGYSVFAGVGERTREGNDFYHEMKDSNVLDKVALVYGQMNEPPGNRLRVALTGLTMAEKFRDEGNDVLLFVDNIYRYTLAGTEVSALLGRMPSAVGYQPTLAEEMGVLQERITSTKEGSITSIQAVYVPADDLTDPSPATTFAHLDATVVLSRDIASLGIYPAVDPLDSTSRQLDPNVIGNEHYDTARGVQYVLQRYKELKDIIAILGMDELSETDKQLVSRARKIQRFLSQPFFVAEVFTGSPGKYVSLKDTIAGFSGILKGDYDHLPEQAFYMVGGIEEAVEKAKKL, encoded by the coding sequence ATGAGTAGCGGACGTATCGTTCAAATCATCGGCGCCGTCATCGACGTGGAATTCCCACGTGACAGCGTTCCGAGTGTTTACAACGCGCTGAAAGTAGTAGGCGCGGAAACCACCCTGGAAGTTCAGCAGCAGCTGGGCGACGGCGTGGTTCGTACCATTGCGATGGGCTCGACCGAAGGCTTGAAGCGCGGTCTGGACGTTGCAGACACCGGCGCAGCCATCTCCGTACCGGTCGGTAAAGCGACCCTGGGCCGGATCATGGACGTCCTGGGTAACCCAATCGACGAAGCCGGTCCAATCGGTGAAGAAGAGCGCTGGGGTATTCACCGCGACGCTCCTTCGTTCGCTGACCAGGCAGGCGGCAACGACCTGCTGGAAACCGGCATCAAGGTTATCGACCTGGTTTGCCCGTTCGCCAAGGGTGGTAAAGTTGGTCTGTTCGGTGGTGCCGGTGTAGGCAAAACCGTAAACATGATGGAACTGATCCGTAACATCGCCATCGAGCATAGCGGTTATTCCGTGTTCGCCGGTGTGGGTGAGCGTACTCGTGAGGGTAACGACTTCTACCACGAGATGAAGGATTCCAACGTACTGGACAAGGTTGCTCTGGTATACGGCCAGATGAACGAGCCACCAGGAAACCGTCTGCGCGTAGCGCTGACCGGCCTGACCATGGCTGAGAAGTTCCGTGACGAAGGTAACGACGTTCTGCTGTTTGTCGACAACATCTATCGTTACACCCTGGCCGGTACCGAAGTATCCGCACTGCTGGGCCGTATGCCTTCGGCAGTAGGTTACCAGCCGACCCTGGCTGAAGAGATGGGCGTTCTGCAAGAGCGTATCACTTCGACCAAGGAAGGTTCGATCACCTCGATCCAGGCCGTATACGTACCTGCGGACGACCTGACCGACCCGTCGCCAGCGACCACCTTCGCCCACTTGGACGCCACCGTCGTACTGTCCCGTGACATCGCCTCCCTGGGTATCTACCCAGCGGTCGATCCACTGGACTCGACTTCGCGCCAGCTGGACCCGAACGTGATCGGCAACGAGCACTACGACACCGCTCGTGGCGTTCAGTATGTTCTGCAGCGCTACAAAGAGCTGAAGGACATCATCGCCATTCTGGGTATGGACGAGCTGTCCGAAACCGACAAGCAGCTGGTATCGCGCGCTCGTAAGATCCAGCGCTTCCTGTCCCAGCCGTTCTTCGTGGCCGAAGTCTTCACCGGTTCTCCAGGCAAATACGTTTCCCTGAAAGACACCATTGCAGGCTTCAGCGGCATCCTCAAAGGTGACTACGACCACCTGCCAGAACAAGCGTTCTACATGGTCGGCGGCATCGAAGAAGCTGTCGAGAAAGCCAAGAAACTGTAA
- a CDS encoding F0F1 ATP synthase subunit epsilon, producing MAMTVHCDIVSAEGEIFSGLVEMVIAHGNLGDLGIAPGHAPLITNLKPGPITLTKQGGAQEVFYISGGFLEVQPNMVKVLADTVQRAADLDEAQAQEALKAAENALNLKGADFDYGAAAARLAEAAAQLRTVQQMRKGK from the coding sequence ATGGCTATGACAGTCCATTGCGATATCGTCAGCGCGGAAGGGGAAATTTTCTCCGGTCTGGTCGAGATGGTGATTGCGCACGGCAACCTGGGTGATCTTGGTATCGCTCCAGGCCACGCCCCGCTGATCACTAATCTGAAGCCAGGTCCGATCACGCTGACCAAGCAGGGTGGCGCCCAAGAGGTGTTCTACATCTCTGGTGGTTTCCTCGAGGTCCAGCCGAACATGGTCAAGGTGCTTGCCGATACTGTGCAACGTGCTGCAGACCTGGACGAGGCTCAGGCTCAGGAAGCCCTCAAGGCTGCCGAGAACGCCCTGAATCTGAAAGGCGCGGATTTCGACTACGGCGCCGCCGCCGCACGTCTGGCCGAGGCCGCAGCCCAGCTGCGTACCGTCCAGCAAATGCGCAAAGGCAAGTAA
- the glmU gene encoding bifunctional UDP-N-acetylglucosamine diphosphorylase/glucosamine-1-phosphate N-acetyltransferase GlmU — protein sequence MSLDIVILAAGQGTRMRSALPKVLHPVAGDSMLGHVIHSARQLQPQGIHVVIGHGAQLVRERLAADDLNFVLQDKQLGTGHAVAQALPALSAETVLILYGDVPLIEVDTLKRLLAKVTPQQLGLLTVTLDDPTGYGRIVRDAQGQVTAIVEHKDASDAQKAINEGNTGILAVPGARLADWLGRLSNNNAQGEYYLTDVIAMAVADGLVVATEQPLDPMEVQGANDRRQLAELERHYQLREGRRLMAQGVTLRDPARFDVRGEVTVGRDVLIDINVILEGRVVIEDDVVIGPNCVIKNSTLRKGVVVKANSHLEGAIMGEGSDAGPFARLRPGSVLDARAHVGNFVELKNAHLGEGAKAGHLTYLGDAEVGARTNIGAGTITCNYDGANKFKTVLGADVFIGSNNSLVAPVDILDGATTAAGSTITQNVEAAQLAVGRARQRNIDGWKRPEKIKKS from the coding sequence ATGTCTCTCGATATCGTTATTCTCGCCGCAGGCCAAGGTACCCGCATGCGCTCGGCGCTGCCCAAGGTGCTGCATCCGGTCGCCGGCGACTCCATGCTTGGCCATGTTATCCACAGCGCTCGCCAGCTGCAGCCGCAGGGTATTCATGTGGTGATCGGGCACGGTGCGCAACTGGTACGCGAACGACTGGCCGCCGATGACCTGAATTTCGTCCTGCAGGACAAGCAACTGGGTACCGGCCACGCCGTCGCCCAGGCCCTGCCGGCACTAAGCGCCGAAACCGTACTGATCCTCTACGGCGATGTCCCGCTGATCGAAGTCGACACCCTCAAGCGCCTGCTCGCCAAGGTTACCCCGCAGCAGCTTGGCCTGCTGACCGTGACCCTGGATGATCCGACCGGCTACGGCCGCATCGTCCGTGATGCCCAGGGCCAGGTGACGGCGATCGTCGAGCACAAGGATGCCAGCGACGCACAGAAAGCTATCAACGAAGGCAATACCGGCATTCTCGCCGTCCCGGGCGCGCGCCTGGCTGACTGGCTGGGCAGGCTGTCGAACAATAACGCCCAGGGCGAGTACTACCTCACCGATGTGATCGCCATGGCTGTAGCCGATGGCCTGGTGGTCGCTACCGAGCAGCCGCTGGACCCGATGGAAGTGCAGGGCGCCAACGACCGTCGTCAGCTGGCCGAGCTTGAGCGTCACTACCAACTGCGTGAAGGCCGCCGCCTGATGGCCCAGGGCGTGACCCTGCGTGACCCGGCGCGTTTCGATGTACGCGGTGAGGTGACCGTTGGTCGCGATGTGCTCATCGATATCAACGTGATCCTCGAAGGTCGCGTTGTCATCGAAGACGACGTGGTCATCGGTCCGAACTGCGTGATCAAGAACAGCACCTTGCGCAAAGGCGTGGTGGTCAAGGCTAACAGCCACCTGGAAGGCGCGATCATGGGCGAAGGCAGCGATGCCGGCCCGTTTGCTCGTCTGCGCCCAGGCAGTGTGCTCGACGCTCGCGCCCATGTGGGTAACTTTGTCGAGCTGAAGAACGCCCATCTGGGTGAAGGCGCCAAGGCCGGTCACCTGACCTACCTGGGCGATGCCGAAGTCGGTGCGCGCACCAACATCGGTGCCGGTACCATCACCTGTAACTACGATGGCGCCAACAAGTTCAAGACGGTACTTGGCGCAGACGTGTTCATCGGCTCGAACAACTCCCTGGTCGCGCCTGTGGATATCCTCGACGGTGCCACTACGGCAGCGGGTTCTACCATTACCCAGAACGTCGAAGCGGCACAGTTGGCGGTCGGTCGTGCGCGTCAGCGCAACATCGATGGCTGGAAGCGGCCGGAGAAAATCAAGAAAAGCTGA
- a CDS encoding DeoR/GlpR family DNA-binding transcription regulator → MSKRNTPQRRHNILALLNEQGEVSVDALAKRFETSEVTIRKDLAALEANGLLLRRYGGAVTLPQELFTDQGQPVSLYKQAIAKAAVGRIREHARIIIDSGSTTAAMIPELGHQPGLVVMTNSLNVARALSELEHEPVLLMTGGTWDPHSESFQGQVAEQVLRSYDFDQLFIGADGIDLARGTTTFNELLGLSRVMAEVAREVIVMVESDKVGRKIPNLELPWGSVNTLITDERLPHEARVQIEDRGINVICAAITQEHD, encoded by the coding sequence ATGTCGAAACGTAACACCCCCCAACGACGCCATAACATCCTGGCTTTGCTCAATGAGCAGGGCGAGGTGAGCGTCGACGCCCTGGCCAAGCGTTTCGAAACTTCCGAAGTGACCATTCGCAAGGATCTGGCTGCCCTCGAAGCCAACGGCCTGCTGTTGCGCCGCTATGGTGGCGCAGTGACCCTGCCGCAGGAGCTGTTCACCGATCAGGGCCAGCCAGTCTCCCTCTATAAGCAGGCCATCGCCAAGGCTGCTGTGGGGCGTATCCGCGAACACGCACGCATCATCATCGACAGTGGCAGTACCACCGCGGCGATGATCCCGGAGCTGGGTCATCAACCCGGTCTGGTGGTCATGACCAACTCGTTGAATGTGGCCCGCGCTCTCAGCGAGCTGGAACACGAGCCGGTGCTGTTGATGACCGGCGGCACCTGGGACCCGCATTCGGAATCGTTCCAGGGCCAGGTGGCCGAGCAGGTACTACGCTCATACGACTTCGACCAACTGTTCATTGGCGCCGATGGCATCGACCTGGCGCGCGGCACCACCACGTTCAACGAACTACTGGGCCTGAGCCGGGTGATGGCTGAAGTCGCCCGGGAAGTGATCGTCATGGTCGAGTCCGACAAGGTCGGGCGCAAGATCCCCAACCTTGAGCTGCCTTGGGGCAGCGTCAACACCCTTATTACTGATGAGCGCTTGCCCCATGAGGCACGCGTACAAATTGAAGACCGCGGCATCAACGTGATTTGCGCCGCTATCACCCAGGAGCATGACTAA
- the glmS gene encoding glutamine--fructose-6-phosphate transaminase (isomerizing), whose translation MCGIVGAVAERNITTILIEGLKRLEYRGYDSAGLAVFTQQGNLERRRRIGKVSELEAAVAAEPLAGNLGIAHTRWATHGAPTEHNAHPHFSGHELAVVHNGIIENHEELREKLKGLGYVFSSQTDTEVIVHLLAHTLKSLPDLADALKATVKQLHGAYGLAVISAKQPDRLLAARSGSPLVIGLGHGENFLASDQLALRQVTDRFMYLEEGDIAEIRRDQVSIWDVAGTQVLRETVQYHEGAEAADKGAYRHFMLKEIHEQPTVVQRTLEGRLGKDHVMVQAFGPQAAELFAKVRNVQIVACGTSYHAGMVARYWLESLAGIPCQVEVASEFRYRKVVVQPDTLFVSISQSGETADTLAALRNAKELGFLGSLAICNVGISSLVRESDLTLLTQAGPEIGVASTKAFTTQLVSLMLLTLSLGQVRGTLAAGVEAELVEELRRLPTRLGEALAMDSIVEKTAELFADKHHTLFLGRGAQFPVAMEGALKLKEISYIHAEAYPAGELKHGPLALVDSDMPVVTVAPNNELLEKLKSNLQEVRARGGELIVFADEQAGMSNGEGTHVIAVPHIIDALAPILYTIPLQLLSYYVAVLKGTDVDQPRNLAKSVTVE comes from the coding sequence ATGTGTGGAATCGTTGGTGCCGTCGCCGAACGTAACATCACAACCATTCTGATCGAAGGCCTCAAGCGTCTCGAGTACCGCGGCTATGACAGCGCAGGTCTGGCCGTCTTCACCCAGCAGGGCAACCTTGAGCGCCGCCGCCGTATCGGCAAGGTCAGCGAGCTGGAAGCCGCTGTTGCCGCTGAGCCGCTGGCCGGCAACCTGGGTATTGCCCACACTCGCTGGGCTACCCACGGGGCGCCAACCGAGCACAATGCCCACCCGCATTTCTCCGGCCATGAACTGGCGGTGGTGCACAACGGCATTATCGAGAACCACGAAGAGCTGCGCGAAAAGCTCAAGGGCCTGGGCTACGTATTCAGTTCGCAAACCGACACCGAGGTGATCGTTCACCTGCTGGCACACACCCTCAAATCCCTGCCGGACCTGGCCGATGCCCTCAAGGCCACCGTCAAGCAACTGCACGGTGCCTATGGTCTGGCCGTGATCAGCGCCAAGCAGCCTGACCGCTTGCTGGCCGCCCGCAGCGGCAGCCCGCTGGTGATCGGCCTGGGCCACGGCGAGAACTTCCTGGCCTCCGACCAGTTGGCGCTGCGCCAGGTCACCGACCGCTTCATGTACCTGGAAGAGGGCGACATCGCCGAAATCCGCCGCGACCAGGTCAGCATCTGGGACGTCGCCGGTACTCAGGTTCTGCGCGAAACCGTGCAATACCACGAAGGTGCCGAAGCCGCTGACAAGGGCGCCTACCGTCATTTCATGCTCAAGGAAATCCACGAGCAGCCAACCGTGGTGCAACGTACCCTGGAAGGCCGCCTGGGCAAGGACCACGTCATGGTCCAGGCCTTCGGCCCGCAAGCTGCCGAGCTGTTCGCCAAGGTGCGCAATGTGCAGATTGTTGCCTGCGGCACCAGCTACCACGCTGGTATGGTTGCCCGTTACTGGCTGGAAAGCCTGGCCGGTATCCCTTGCCAGGTCGAAGTCGCCAGCGAGTTCCGCTACCGCAAGGTAGTGGTGCAGCCCGACACCCTGTTCGTCTCGATCTCGCAGTCGGGTGAAACCGCCGACACCCTGGCAGCCCTGCGCAACGCCAAGGAGCTAGGCTTCCTCGGCAGCCTGGCGATCTGCAACGTGGGCATCAGCTCGCTGGTGCGCGAGTCGGACCTGACCCTGCTGACCCAGGCCGGCCCGGAAATCGGCGTGGCCTCGACCAAGGCCTTCACCACCCAGCTGGTCTCGCTGATGCTGCTGACCCTGTCCCTGGGCCAGGTGCGCGGTACCCTGGCCGCCGGTGTCGAAGCCGAGCTGGTCGAAGAACTGCGCCGCCTGCCAACCCGTCTGGGTGAAGCCCTGGCCATGGACTCGATCGTCGAGAAGACAGCCGAGCTGTTCGCCGACAAGCACCACACCCTGTTCCTGGGTCGCGGTGCACAGTTCCCGGTGGCCATGGAAGGTGCGCTGAAACTCAAAGAGATCTCCTACATCCACGCCGAAGCCTACCCGGCCGGCGAGCTCAAGCACGGCCCGCTGGCGCTGGTCGACAGCGACATGCCAGTGGTCACTGTGGCGCCGAACAACGAGCTGCTGGAAAAGCTCAAGTCCAACCTGCAGGAAGTGCGCGCCCGCGGCGGTGAGCTGATCGTCTTCGCCGACGAGCAAGCTGGCATGAGCAATGGCGAAGGCACCCACGTAATCGCCGTGCCGCATATCATCGATGCCCTGGCGCCGATCCTCTACACCATCCCGCTGCAACTGCTGTCGTACTACGTAGCAGTGCTCAAGGGCACCGACGTCGACCAGCCGCGTAACCTGGCGAAATCGGTGACTGTTGAATAA
- a CDS encoding AraC family transcriptional regulator produces the protein MATTAFPLDLHDPDSLVQPAVALMIESQQNDTEVPVHQHRKGQLIVALKGGNVCTIEDGLWMVPPGFGVWVPSGTVHSNRVTANGKICLLFIEPGIAQLPEHCCTLALSPLILELVLYLAGCPRDYPADGQIARLAGVLLELLEQAPAERFYLPLPKSPQVRQIASVLAEAPASRVTVAEWADRVAMSERTLARLIKSETGLTFGHWRKQWQIIVALQHLVEGASVQSTAEALGYESVSSFISMFRKTLGNSPARYVREAIVSQKLR, from the coding sequence ATGGCTACGACCGCTTTCCCTCTAGATCTTCATGATCCTGATTCACTTGTGCAGCCGGCCGTGGCCTTGATGATCGAGTCTCAACAAAACGACACTGAGGTACCTGTCCACCAGCATCGGAAGGGCCAACTGATCGTGGCATTGAAGGGGGGAAACGTGTGCACCATCGAAGATGGCTTATGGATGGTGCCGCCAGGCTTTGGTGTATGGGTTCCAAGTGGAACGGTTCATAGCAACCGCGTTACGGCCAACGGCAAGATCTGCTTGCTGTTCATAGAGCCTGGCATCGCTCAGCTTCCGGAGCATTGCTGCACCCTGGCATTGAGCCCACTCATCCTGGAGTTGGTTTTGTATCTGGCAGGCTGCCCTAGAGATTATCCAGCCGATGGCCAAATTGCACGGCTTGCTGGGGTGCTACTTGAGCTCCTGGAACAAGCACCTGCTGAGCGATTTTATCTACCGCTTCCGAAGAGCCCGCAAGTGCGGCAGATTGCTAGCGTCTTGGCTGAGGCCCCTGCTAGTCGGGTGACAGTGGCCGAATGGGCAGACAGGGTTGCCATGAGTGAGCGGACACTTGCGCGGCTGATCAAAAGCGAGACGGGCCTTACCTTCGGACATTGGCGTAAGCAGTGGCAGATTATCGTTGCTTTGCAGCACTTGGTCGAGGGCGCATCGGTGCAGAGTACCGCCGAAGCGTTGGGTTATGAGTCTGTCAGTTCGTTCATCAGCATGTTTCGCAAGACGCTTGGAAACTCACCAGCTCGCTACGTTCGTGAAGCGATCGTGAGTCAAAAACTGAGATAA
- a CDS encoding DUF1656 domain-containing protein, protein MLSEFSIANVYFPPLFIYLLVATVLYLILERMTRRWLDLMWHPNLLRFFLSVSLLSLLVIKL, encoded by the coding sequence ATGCTCAGCGAGTTCTCCATTGCCAACGTGTACTTCCCTCCACTGTTCATCTACCTGCTGGTAGCAACGGTGCTCTATCTCATCTTGGAAAGGATGACGCGACGTTGGTTGGACCTGATGTGGCATCCAAACCTGCTCCGATTCTTCCTTTCGGTGTCCTTGCTTTCTTTGCTGGTCATCAAACTCTGA
- a CDS encoding efflux RND transporter periplasmic adaptor subunit: protein MNYVVRLFKFLATLVIGAFSLYFCLSLWNTYVLAPWTRDGRISAQVIRIAPEVSGSIERVWVGDNQWVKKGDLMYSIDARSYVLAADQKAAELAEFKEVFQQRNEELRRRRLLVGVVPKEEIDNAVRSSAIAKARLNAAQTQLAHAQLELQRTKIFAPVDGYVTQLRLQPGDYAVAGGTNMFVVDSKSFWVTGYFEETKLTNIPLGANAKVKLMGFSPLLSGHVSSIGRGISDTNEVRAENGLPQVSPTFSWIRLAQRLPVRIEIDHIPEGVELVAGMTASIEVDQPDARNHRRLTHWLQEFL from the coding sequence ATGAATTACGTAGTGAGATTGTTCAAGTTCCTGGCCACCCTGGTTATTGGTGCCTTTTCACTCTATTTCTGCCTATCACTTTGGAATACTTATGTACTGGCACCATGGACCCGAGATGGCCGCATTAGTGCTCAGGTCATCCGAATCGCTCCCGAGGTATCGGGCAGCATCGAGAGGGTTTGGGTCGGTGATAACCAGTGGGTGAAGAAAGGTGATCTGATGTACAGCATCGATGCTCGAAGTTATGTCCTGGCAGCCGATCAAAAAGCCGCCGAGCTGGCCGAATTCAAGGAAGTGTTCCAGCAGCGCAACGAAGAGCTACGCCGCCGGAGGCTGCTTGTAGGTGTAGTGCCCAAGGAAGAGATCGATAACGCTGTACGCTCCAGTGCAATCGCCAAAGCTCGGCTGAACGCTGCACAGACCCAGTTGGCACATGCCCAACTAGAACTACAACGTACCAAGATCTTTGCGCCCGTAGATGGCTACGTCACCCAACTGCGTTTGCAACCCGGTGATTATGCCGTTGCAGGTGGTACCAACATGTTCGTTGTCGACAGCAAGAGTTTCTGGGTCACCGGTTATTTCGAGGAGACCAAACTCACAAACATCCCTCTCGGAGCCAATGCCAAGGTCAAGCTCATGGGCTTCTCGCCACTGCTCTCCGGTCATGTGTCGAGCATAGGACGGGGAATCTCCGATACCAATGAAGTCCGGGCGGAGAACGGTTTACCTCAGGTGAGCCCGACGTTCAGCTGGATTCGACTGGCCCAGAGATTGCCGGTGCGCATTGAAATTGACCACATCCCGGAGGGCGTGGAGCTTGTAGCAGGCATGACAGCAAGCATTGAGGTGGACCAGCCTGATGCACGAAACCATCGGCGTCTGACTCATTGGCTCCAGGAGTTTCTGTAA